A region of Neovison vison isolate M4711 chromosome 7, ASM_NN_V1, whole genome shotgun sequence DNA encodes the following proteins:
- the CHTF8 gene encoding chromosome transmission fidelity protein 8 homolog yields the protein MVQIVISSAGAGGLAEWVLMELQGEIEARYSTGLAGNLLGDLHYTTEGIPVLIVGHHILYGKIIHLEKPFAVLVKHTPGEQDSDELGCKTGTRYLVTALIKNKILFKTRPKPIITNVPKKV from the exons ATGGTGCAAATTGTTATTTCCAG TGCTGGGGCTGGAGGCCTGGCAGAATGGGTGCTGATGGAGCTACAGGGGGAGATCGAGGCTCGCTACAGCACTGGATTAGCTGGAAACCTCCTGGGAGACCTACATTACACCACTGAG GGAATCCCTGTGCTGATCGTGGGGCATCATATCCTGTATGGAAAAATCATCCATCTGGAGAAACCTTTTGCTGTCCTTGTCAAACACACTCCTGGGGAGCAGGACTCTGATGAGCTTGGCTGCAAGACTGGCACCCGGTACCTGGTGACAGCACTCATCAAAAACAAGATCCTTTTCAAAACTCGCCCCAAACCCATTATCACCAACGTCCCCAAGAAAGTATGA